One genomic region from Nostoc sphaeroides encodes:
- the grpE gene encoding nucleotide exchange factor GrpE — protein sequence MMDENKQINNTSQQLGEPTEVKQAMKSDSPAQINFNEPGSEVTEQVTAQTNVSGDTANLNPENSVAASEKTGVETAALAELTQQIESLKTQLEERSTQYMRIAADFENYRKRTSKEKEELETLMKRNTILELLPVVDNFERARSHLKPQSDGEMTMHKSYQGVYKQLVDSLKRLGVSPMRPEGQEFDPNLHEAVMREPTDEHPEGTVLEELVRGYYLGDRVLRHAMVKVAAPKEDTPAAPEDQSSQAFS from the coding sequence ATGATGGATGAAAATAAACAGATAAACAATACAAGCCAGCAATTGGGTGAACCAACAGAGGTAAAGCAAGCAATGAAGAGTGACTCCCCAGCCCAAATTAATTTCAATGAACCTGGTAGCGAGGTGACAGAGCAAGTGACAGCCCAAACTAATGTATCGGGGGATACGGCTAATCTCAATCCAGAAAATAGCGTCGCTGCAAGTGAGAAAACTGGAGTGGAAACAGCAGCTTTGGCAGAACTGACTCAACAAATCGAGTCTCTCAAAACGCAATTAGAAGAGCGTAGTACTCAATATATGCGGATTGCCGCTGATTTTGAGAATTACCGGAAACGTACTAGCAAAGAAAAAGAAGAGTTAGAGACGCTGATGAAGCGGAACACGATTTTGGAATTGCTGCCAGTAGTCGATAATTTTGAGCGGGCCCGATCGCACCTCAAACCGCAATCTGATGGCGAAATGACCATGCACAAAAGTTATCAAGGCGTTTACAAACAATTAGTAGATAGCCTAAAACGCTTGGGTGTATCACCAATGCGTCCTGAAGGTCAAGAATTTGATCCGAACCTGCATGAAGCAGTAATGCGCGAACCTACGGATGAACATCCTGAAGGAACAGTGTTAGAAGAGTTAGTGCGCGGATATTACTTGGGCGATCGCGTGCTACGCCATGCAATGGTCAAAGTAGCTGCTCCCAAAGAAGATACCCCTGCTGCACCAGAAGATCAGTCGAGTCAAGCCTTCAGTTAA
- the dnaK gene encoding molecular chaperone DnaK, with protein MGKVIGIDLGTTNSCVAVLEGGQPLVISNSEGGRTTPSIVGFGKSGDRLIGQLAKRQAVTNAENTIYSIKRFIGRRWEDTETERDRVPYNCVKGRDDTVDVQIRSKNYTPQELSAMILQKLKQDAENFLGEEVTQAVITVPAYFTDTQRQATKDAGTIAGLEVLRIINEPTAAALAFGLDKQDQEQLILVFDLGGGTFDVSILQLGDGVFEVKATCGNNHLGGDDFDNAIVLWMMERFQQQEKIDLAQDKMALQRLREAAEKAKIELSSMTNTSINLPFITADDTGPKHLEMELSRSKFEELGLNLIEGTIEPMIQALKDADLKPQAIDRIILVGGSTRIPAVQNALIKFFDGKAPDRSINPDEAVALGAAIQAGVLGGEVDNLLLLDVTPLSLGIETLGEVFTKIIERNTTIPTSKSQIFSTAVDGQTSVEIHILQGERAMSRDNKSLGKFLLTGIPPSPRGVPQIEVSFEIDVNGILKVSAQDKGTGREQSIRITNTGGLSTNEVERMRQEAELFSDEDRRRKELVELKNQADNLLFSYESTIKDNSNFIGDQMKTLASEKVSQLQAAMIDSSISTVEFKQRLDDFQQTLFAIGADVYNRANSQSDEIEETSTNLATPEVDSPMNGTLIPQFNFDFDEESTAQVDYEAID; from the coding sequence ATGGGAAAAGTTATTGGGATCGACTTAGGCACTACTAACAGTTGCGTCGCAGTTTTGGAGGGCGGTCAACCACTGGTGATCTCCAATTCTGAAGGTGGACGAACTACTCCAAGTATTGTGGGATTTGGGAAGAGTGGCGATCGCTTGATTGGTCAATTGGCAAAGCGCCAAGCCGTAACCAATGCCGAAAACACAATTTACAGTATTAAACGATTTATCGGGCGGCGTTGGGAAGACACTGAAACAGAACGCGATCGCGTCCCCTACAACTGTGTCAAGGGTCGAGACGATACGGTTGATGTCCAAATTCGCTCAAAAAATTACACGCCACAAGAACTATCCGCCATGATCCTGCAAAAGCTCAAGCAGGATGCAGAAAACTTCTTGGGTGAGGAAGTCACTCAGGCAGTGATCACGGTACCGGCATATTTTACAGATACCCAAAGACAAGCAACTAAAGATGCTGGCACAATTGCAGGACTAGAAGTCCTGCGAATCATCAATGAACCAACAGCTGCGGCTTTAGCTTTTGGATTGGACAAGCAAGACCAAGAGCAGCTAATTTTAGTATTTGACTTGGGAGGCGGTACCTTTGACGTATCGATTCTGCAACTTGGGGATGGCGTTTTTGAAGTTAAGGCGACTTGTGGTAACAACCACTTGGGGGGAGACGACTTTGATAATGCGATCGTGCTTTGGATGATGGAACGCTTTCAGCAACAAGAGAAAATCGACCTTGCCCAAGATAAGATGGCACTGCAACGCCTGCGGGAAGCAGCGGAAAAAGCAAAAATTGAACTCTCCAGCATGACAAATACCTCCATCAACTTGCCCTTTATCACAGCTGATGACACCGGGCCAAAGCATCTGGAGATGGAACTCAGCCGCTCTAAATTTGAAGAACTGGGACTTAATTTAATTGAAGGTACTATCGAACCAATGATCCAAGCGCTCAAAGATGCGGATCTCAAACCACAAGCCATAGATCGGATTATCTTGGTAGGTGGTTCTACCCGTATTCCCGCAGTCCAAAACGCGCTAATTAAGTTTTTCGATGGCAAAGCTCCCGATCGCTCTATCAACCCTGACGAAGCCGTAGCATTAGGAGCAGCTATCCAAGCAGGGGTGTTGGGTGGTGAAGTTGATAATCTCTTACTATTGGATGTCACTCCTCTGTCCTTGGGAATTGAAACCTTGGGTGAAGTGTTCACCAAAATTATTGAACGTAACACCACAATTCCCACTAGTAAGTCACAAATTTTTTCCACAGCAGTTGATGGGCAAACCTCAGTAGAAATTCACATCCTCCAAGGTGAACGGGCAATGTCACGAGATAACAAGAGTCTCGGCAAGTTTCTGCTAACAGGAATTCCCCCATCGCCCCGTGGTGTGCCGCAAATTGAAGTATCCTTTGAAATCGATGTCAACGGCATCCTGAAGGTTTCTGCCCAAGACAAAGGTACAGGTAGAGAACAAAGTATCAGGATTACCAATACAGGTGGTTTGAGTACCAACGAAGTCGAACGGATGCGCCAAGAGGCCGAACTGTTTTCCGACGAAGATAGAAGACGTAAAGAACTGGTTGAACTCAAAAACCAAGCAGATAATCTGTTGTTCAGTTACGAATCCACCATCAAGGATAATAGCAATTTTATCGGCGACCAGATGAAAACCTTGGCCAGTGAAAAAGTTTCACAACTCCAAGCTGCAATGATTGACTCCAGCATCTCCACTGTGGAATTTAAGCAGCGCTTAGACGACTTCCAACAAACCTTGTTTGCAATTGGTGCTGATGTTTACAATCGAGCTAACAGCCAAAGTGATGAGATTGAGGAAACCTCAACTAATCTCGCTACCCCAGAAGTAGACTCACCAATGAATGGCACACTAATACCACAATTCAACTTTGATTTTGACGAAGAAAGTACTGCCCAGGTTGATTATGAGGCGATAGATTAG
- the dnaJ gene encoding molecular chaperone DnaJ — MARDYYEILGVSRDTDKEEIKQAYRRLARKYHPDVNKEPGAEDRFKEINRAYEVLSEPETRARYDRFGPEGVSGAGSGFQDVGDMGGFADIFESIFSGFAGGMGNPTQQRRRSGPARGDDLRLDLKLDFREAVFGGEKEIRISHLENCEVCSGSGAKPGTRPRTCSTCSGSGQVRRVTRTPFGSFTQVSTCPTCNGTGMVIEDKCDACDGKGANQVTKKLKITIPAGVDNGTRLRISSEGDAGQRSGPPGDLYVYLFVNEDEEFQRDGINILSEIKLSYLQAILGCRLEVDTVDGPVELIIPAGTQPNTVMKLENRGVPRLGNPVSRGDHMLTVLIDIPTKVTPEERELLEKLAKIKGDRTGKGGLEGFLGNLFK, encoded by the coding sequence ATGGCCCGCGACTATTATGAAATCCTGGGTGTCTCTCGTGACACCGACAAAGAAGAAATCAAACAAGCCTATCGCCGTTTAGCCCGGAAGTATCACCCAGATGTGAACAAAGAGCCGGGGGCGGAGGATCGCTTTAAAGAAATTAACCGCGCTTATGAGGTACTCTCAGAGCCAGAAACCCGCGCTCGTTACGATCGCTTTGGCCCAGAGGGTGTGTCAGGTGCTGGCTCAGGTTTCCAAGATGTCGGCGATATGGGTGGTTTTGCCGATATCTTTGAAAGCATTTTTAGTGGCTTTGCTGGCGGTATGGGTAATCCCACGCAACAAAGACGGCGCAGTGGGCCTGCTAGGGGTGATGACCTACGGTTAGACCTGAAGTTAGACTTTCGGGAAGCGGTATTTGGCGGAGAAAAAGAAATTCGCATTTCCCATCTAGAAAATTGTGAAGTCTGTAGCGGTTCTGGTGCTAAACCTGGAACCCGCCCCCGGACTTGTTCTACTTGTAGCGGATCTGGTCAAGTCCGCCGTGTTACCAGAACACCTTTTGGCAGTTTCACCCAAGTTTCGACTTGTCCCACCTGTAATGGGACAGGGATGGTAATTGAAGATAAGTGTGATGCCTGTGATGGTAAAGGCGCAAATCAAGTCACAAAGAAACTCAAAATTACCATTCCCGCAGGGGTGGATAATGGCACACGCTTGCGGATTTCTAGTGAAGGAGATGCCGGTCAGCGCAGTGGCCCTCCTGGGGATTTGTACGTTTACTTGTTCGTAAATGAGGACGAGGAATTCCAACGGGATGGCATTAATATTCTCTCGGAAATCAAACTTAGCTATCTGCAAGCGATTTTAGGTTGTCGGTTAGAGGTAGATACGGTAGATGGGCCTGTAGAACTGATTATTCCAGCTGGAACCCAGCCGAATACGGTGATGAAGTTGGAAAATCGTGGCGTACCCCGTTTGGGTAATCCCGTTAGTCGAGGGGATCACATGCTGACAGTATTAATTGATATTCCCACCAAGGTCACCCCTGAGGAGAGGGAATTGTTGGAGAAGCTGGCTAAAATTAAGGGAGATCGCACTGGTAAAGGCGGTCTAGAAGGATTCTTGGGAAATTTATTTAAGTAA
- a CDS encoding sulfurtransferase TusA family protein, with translation MKPSSLLTPDAQLDLRGTPCPINFVRTKLRLEKMPLGGLLEVWLDPGEPIEQVPDSLTMAGYQVEQITNCTSYFSLLVRRPVASQ, from the coding sequence ATGAAGCCCTCTTCTCTTTTAACTCCTGATGCTCAACTTGATTTACGCGGCACTCCTTGCCCAATTAATTTTGTGCGGACAAAACTACGTCTGGAGAAAATGCCATTGGGAGGTTTACTAGAAGTCTGGCTAGACCCAGGTGAGCCGATTGAGCAGGTTCCCGATAGTCTGACAATGGCAGGTTATCAGGTGGAACAAATTACAAACTGCACTAGTTATTTTTCTCTGTTAGTACGTCGTCCAGTTGCTAGCCAATGA
- the rsgA gene encoding small ribosomal subunit biogenesis GTPase RsgA, with protein MTGENFAATGQLLGQLLGTVVAVQANFYRVQLDEEDGEMREIREIREMGEQNLPHLPHPLLLLCTRRTRLKKIGQQVMVGDRVVVEEPDWAGGRGAIADVLPRQSELDRPAIANVNQILLVFAVADPPLEPYQLSRFLIKAESTGLDVLLCLNKSDLISPQEQQQVSDRLLGWGYEPIFISVKDGINTDQAARYLSNKITVIAGPSGVGKSSLINSLIDSLELRVGEVSGKLARGRHTTRHIELFELPSGGLLADTPGFNQPDMDCNPEELIHYFPEARKRLAVASCRFSDCLHRDEPECVVRGDWERYEHYLEFLSDAIARQTQLHQQADPESTMKLKSKSKGKGQSQYEPKLESKKYRRISRKTQLQDLQELYRDEE; from the coding sequence ATGACAGGGGAAAATTTTGCCGCAACTGGACAGTTATTGGGTCAGTTATTGGGTACGGTGGTAGCTGTACAAGCTAATTTTTACCGAGTACAGCTGGATGAAGAGGATGGGGAGATGAGGGAGATAAGGGAGATAAGGGAGATGGGGGAGCAAAATCTTCCTCATCTTCCTCATCCCCTCCTCCTCCTCTGTACTCGCCGAACACGCCTGAAGAAAATCGGGCAACAGGTGATGGTAGGCGATCGCGTTGTGGTAGAAGAACCCGATTGGGCTGGGGGGCGGGGTGCGATCGCTGATGTTTTACCCCGCCAAAGTGAATTAGATCGTCCAGCGATCGCCAATGTCAACCAAATCCTATTGGTATTTGCCGTTGCTGATCCGCCTTTGGAACCTTATCAACTAAGTCGGTTTCTAATTAAGGCTGAGTCTACTGGCTTGGATGTGCTTTTATGTTTGAATAAAAGTGATTTAATTTCACCGCAAGAACAGCAGCAAGTTAGCGATCGCCTACTTGGTTGGGGCTATGAACCAATATTTATCAGCGTCAAAGATGGTATAAATACCGACCAAGCAGCCAGATATTTGAGTAATAAAATTACTGTAATTGCTGGGCCTTCCGGCGTGGGTAAATCCAGCCTGATTAATTCGCTGATTGACTCTCTTGAGCTGCGAGTGGGAGAGGTTTCTGGCAAACTGGCTCGTGGCCGTCATACCACTCGCCATATAGAATTATTTGAGTTGCCTAGCGGTGGTTTGCTTGCTGATACTCCCGGCTTTAATCAGCCTGATATGGATTGTAACCCAGAAGAATTAATCCATTATTTCCCAGAAGCAAGAAAGCGGTTAGCAGTTGCTAGCTGTCGGTTTAGTGATTGTCTGCATCGAGACGAGCCTGAGTGTGTGGTGCGGGGAGACTGGGAACGATATGAACATTATTTAGAATTTTTGTCCGATGCGATCGCTCGTCAAACTCAGCTGCACCAACAAGCTGATCCTGAATCTACGATGAAGTTAAAAAGCAAAAGCAAAGGCAAAGGGCAGAGTCAATACGAACCCAAGTTAGAAAGTAAAAAATATCGCCGAATTTCCCGGAAGACTCAGTTACAGGACTTACAGGAATTATATCGGGATGAGGAATAA
- a CDS encoding Uma2 family endonuclease, with amino-acid sequence MNQTIPDQVRWTTSDLELFTTDEWKRYEIIDGELFVTRAPHWRHQGTAGNISLELQIWDRSSGLGETRQTPGIIFTDADNVIPDVVWISRERLAQLLDDEGHLRGAPELIVEVLSPGITNERRDREAKLKLYSSTGVQEYWIANWQLQQLEVYRRESAQLKLIATLLADDEITSPLLPGFGVRVERFFI; translated from the coding sequence ATGAACCAAACAATACCCGATCAAGTCCGTTGGACAACCTCAGACTTAGAATTATTCACAACTGATGAATGGAAGCGCTATGAAATTATTGACGGAGAACTCTTTGTGACTAGAGCGCCTCATTGGAGACATCAAGGAACTGCGGGTAATATATCCTTAGAATTACAAATTTGGGATCGCTCTAGTGGGCTAGGGGAAACCCGTCAAACTCCCGGCATAATTTTTACAGATGCCGATAATGTCATACCTGATGTAGTTTGGATTAGTCGTGAGCGTTTAGCACAATTGCTAGATGACGAAGGACATTTAAGAGGAGCGCCAGAACTGATTGTGGAAGTGCTTTCTCCTGGGATAACTAACGAACGTCGAGATCGAGAAGCCAAGCTGAAACTATACTCATCCACAGGAGTCCAAGAATATTGGATTGCAAATTGGCAATTACAGCAGCTAGAAGTTTATCGCAGAGAATCTGCCCAATTAAAACTGATCGCAACCTTGCTGGCTGATGACGAAATCACATCACCACTGTTACCAGGTTTCGGCGTTCGAGTTGAGCGTTTTTTTATATAA
- a CDS encoding glycoside hydrolase family 57 protein, with protein sequence MAIGYVALVLHAHLPFVRHPESDYVLEEEWLYEAITETYIPLLKVFEGLKRDGIDFKITMSMTPPLVSMLRDPLLQERYDAHLTQLEELIELEAEHNVNNGHLRYLAEHYITEFKEARQLWERNQGDLVTAFKQFQDSNNLEIITCGATHGYLPLMKMYPEAVWAQIQVACEHYEQTFGKAPRGIWLPECAYYEGLDRMLADAGLRYFLTDGHGILYARPRPRFGTYAPIYTETGVAVFGRDHESSQQVWSSEVGYPGAAEYREFYKDLGWEAEYEYIKPYIMPNGQRKNTGIKYHKITGRGLGLSDKALYDPYWAREKAAEHAANFMYNREQQSEHLYGIMQRPPIIVSPYDAELFGHWWYEGPWFIDYLFRKSWYDQKTYQMTHLADYLRDQPTQQVCRPSQSSWGFKGFHEYWLNETNAWVYPHLHKAAERMIEISHLEPEDELQWKALNQAARELLLAQSSDWAFIMRTGTMVPYAIRRTRSHLMRFNKLYEDVKVGKVDSGWLEKVELMDNIFPEINYRVYRPL encoded by the coding sequence ATGGCTATCGGCTACGTCGCGCTTGTACTTCACGCACATCTGCCCTTCGTTCGTCACCCGGAAAGTGACTACGTGCTGGAGGAAGAATGGCTCTATGAAGCCATCACAGAAACCTACATTCCATTATTGAAAGTATTTGAAGGCTTAAAGCGAGACGGTATCGACTTTAAAATCACGATGAGTATGACACCACCTCTAGTGTCGATGCTTCGTGATCCTCTGCTGCAAGAACGCTATGACGCGCACTTGACCCAACTAGAAGAACTTATAGAACTAGAAGCAGAACATAATGTCAATAACGGGCATCTTCGTTATTTAGCCGAACATTACATTACTGAGTTTAAAGAAGCGCGTCAGCTATGGGAACGCAATCAAGGTGACTTGGTGACAGCTTTTAAGCAGTTCCAAGACAGTAACAACCTGGAAATCATTACTTGCGGCGCTACTCATGGCTATTTGCCGTTGATGAAAATGTATCCAGAAGCGGTCTGGGCACAAATTCAGGTAGCCTGCGAACATTATGAGCAAACCTTTGGAAAAGCACCCAGAGGCATTTGGTTGCCGGAATGCGCCTACTATGAAGGTCTAGATCGGATGCTAGCCGATGCTGGGTTACGCTACTTTCTTACTGATGGGCATGGCATTCTTTACGCCCGTCCCCGTCCGCGCTTTGGCACTTATGCGCCAATTTATACAGAAACTGGTGTTGCGGTCTTTGGGCGAGATCATGAATCTTCCCAACAGGTATGGTCTTCTGAAGTGGGCTATCCTGGGGCGGCGGAATATCGAGAATTTTACAAAGATTTGGGCTGGGAAGCAGAATATGAGTACATCAAGCCCTACATCATGCCCAATGGTCAGAGAAAGAATACGGGTATTAAGTATCACAAAATTACGGGGCGTGGCTTAGGACTTTCAGATAAGGCACTTTACGATCCTTATTGGGCTAGGGAAAAGGCCGCAGAACACGCTGCTAACTTTATGTATAACCGAGAGCAGCAATCTGAGCATCTCTATGGTATAATGCAGCGTCCGCCAATTATCGTTTCGCCTTATGACGCAGAGTTATTTGGACATTGGTGGTATGAAGGCCCCTGGTTCATCGATTACCTATTCCGTAAGTCGTGGTATGACCAAAAAACATATCAAATGACCCATTTAGCAGACTATTTGCGAGATCAGCCAACTCAGCAAGTCTGTCGTCCTTCGCAGTCAAGTTGGGGTTTCAAAGGTTTCCACGAATATTGGTTGAATGAAACGAACGCGTGGGTTTATCCGCATTTGCACAAAGCTGCTGAACGGATGATTGAAATCTCGCATTTGGAACCAGAGGATGAATTGCAGTGGAAAGCGCTTAACCAAGCGGCGCGGGAATTATTATTAGCACAATCTTCTGACTGGGCATTTATTATGCGGACGGGAACAATGGTACCCTATGCAATTAGACGGACGCGATCGCACCTGATGCGGTTCAATAAGCTCTACGAAGATGTTAAAGTCGGCAAAGTTGACAGTGGTTGGCTGGAAAAAGTCGAGTTAATGGATAATATTTTCCCTGAAATCAACTATCGCGTTTACCGTCCCCTATAG
- a CDS encoding DUF6888 family protein, translating to MLSNLYKDIRLFRFDDKIGEIYILSADELQIIVYRNGEWEFVNEPEL from the coding sequence ATGCTGTCAAATCTTTACAAAGACATCCGTTTATTTCGATTTGACGACAAAATCGGAGAAATTTATATTTTATCTGCGGATGAACTGCAAATCATTGTTTATCGCAATGGCGAATGGGAGTTTGTCAATGAACCCGAATTATGA
- a CDS encoding DUF6887 family protein codes for MNPNYEQMSFTELRAYVVENREDIEALRFLMSKRDPNSPKYPMPVTEADMQAQMEIIRRKINGEL; via the coding sequence ATGAACCCGAATTATGAGCAAATGAGTTTTACAGAGTTGAGAGCTTATGTCGTAGAAAACCGTGAAGATATTGAAGCTCTACGTTTTTTAATGAGCAAACGCGATCCTAATTCTCCAAAGTATCCCATGCCTGTGACAGAAGCTGATATGCAAGCCCAGATGGAAATCATTAGGCGTAAGATTAATGGAGAACTTTGA
- a CDS encoding Uma2 family endonuclease: protein MTVSIEYIPVTTIEYPDEDGKPMAEGDLQRKCLVYATTVLEIYFQNHPDVYVAGNLFIYYEKGYPESVVAPDVFVVFGVENRDRRSYKTWEENNQTPNFVLEITSKSTRSKDQGAKKGIYAFLGVREYFQYDPTGDYLNPQLQGLHLVDGNYFPVAANTLPDGTVSLPSEVLGLELRLEAGKLRFYNPATSQTLLTHEEEAVARQAAEEARQQTEQKAQRLAAKLRELNIDPDSL from the coding sequence ATGACAGTCTCAATAGAGTACATCCCCGTTACTACGATTGAGTACCCAGATGAGGATGGTAAGCCGATGGCCGAAGGTGATTTACAGCGCAAGTGTCTTGTATACGCTACCACTGTGCTGGAAATTTATTTTCAAAATCACCCAGATGTATACGTCGCTGGTAATCTATTTATTTACTACGAAAAAGGTTATCCAGAATCGGTTGTCGCCCCAGATGTATTTGTGGTGTTTGGAGTGGAAAACCGTGACAGACGTTCTTACAAAACCTGGGAAGAAAATAATCAAACCCCAAATTTTGTTCTAGAAATTACCTCAAAAAGCACCCGCAGCAAAGACCAAGGTGCAAAAAAAGGAATTTACGCCTTTTTGGGAGTGCGTGAATATTTCCAATATGACCCCACAGGCGATTATCTCAATCCCCAACTCCAGGGTTTACACTTGGTCGATGGGAATTATTTCCCAGTAGCAGCCAATACCCTACCAGATGGTACAGTGTCCCTACCCAGTGAAGTTTTGGGGCTAGAGTTACGGCTGGAAGCAGGAAAACTGCGTTTTTACAATCCCGCTACGAGTCAAACACTCCTAACTCATGAAGAGGAAGCAGTTGCACGACAAGCCGCAGAAGAGGCTCGACAGCAAACAGAGCAAAAAGCGCAAAGATTAGCTGCTAAACTTCGAGAATTAAATATCGATCCAGATAGCCTTTAG
- a CDS encoding SAM-dependent methyltransferase, whose protein sequence is MKLNEVVPWGRTLEEYKLMFALSDADLNMTILGCGDGPANFNAEMTELGHSVVSIDPVYQFSAEQIKQRVLETYELVIKQVKQNSNRYIWKNFRDADELGYARLAAMEKFLLDYETGKIAGRYLPLSLPNLELANNQFGLCVCSHLLFLYSEQLSLDFHIASIHELLRISPEVRIFPLLKLDGELSPYIESVIQTFSSQGFDVKVEPVAYEFQKGGNQMLKIMTRVNQ, encoded by the coding sequence ATGAAGTTAAATGAGGTTGTTCCGTGGGGCAGAACTCTTGAAGAGTATAAGCTGATGTTTGCCTTGTCAGATGCAGACCTGAACATGACAATTCTTGGATGTGGTGATGGACCTGCAAACTTCAATGCTGAAATGACAGAACTCGGACATTCAGTTGTGTCTATTGATCCTGTCTATCAGTTTTCTGCTGAACAAATCAAACAACGAGTTTTAGAAACTTACGAGCTAGTCATCAAGCAGGTTAAACAAAATTCAAACCGCTACATTTGGAAGAACTTTCGTGATGCAGATGAACTTGGTTATGCTCGTCTAGCAGCGATGGAGAAATTTTTGTTGGACTATGAAACTGGTAAAATAGCAGGGCGCTACTTACCGCTATCTCTACCAAATCTAGAACTAGCTAACAATCAATTTGGGTTATGTGTGTGTTCCCATTTGCTCTTTCTTTACTCTGAGCAGCTATCACTCGATTTTCACATCGCATCTATTCATGAACTCCTGAGAATCTCTCCAGAGGTGAGGATTTTTCCCTTGTTGAAACTTGATGGTGAATTATCACCCTATATCGAGTCAGTGATCCAAACGTTTTCCAGTCAGGGATTTGATGTAAAGGTTGAGCCTGTTGCTTACGAATTTCAAAAAGGGGGCAACCAGATGTTGAAGATTATGACCAGGGTTAATCAATGA
- the petA gene encoding cytochrome f, which yields MRNVFLKARLTRSARAIVKTLLIAIATVTFYFTSDLALPQSAAAYPFWAQQTYPETPREPTGRIVCANCHLAAKPSEVEVPQSVLPDTVFKAVVKIPYDLSAQQVGADGSKVGLNVGAVLMLPEGFKIAPEDRLSEELKEEVGDTPFQSYSEDKENVIIVGPLPGEQYQEIVFPVLSPNPATDKNIHFGKYSVHLGANRGRGQVYPTGEKSNNTVYNASATGTITKIAKEEDGDGNVKYLVNIQPESGDVVVDTIPLGPDLLVSEGQAVKAGDALTSNPNVGGFGQADGEIVLQDASRVQWMIAFIALVMLAQVMLVLKKKQVEKVQAAEMNF from the coding sequence ATGAGAAATGTTTTCTTAAAAGCGAGGTTAACTCGCAGCGCTAGAGCGATCGTCAAAACATTGCTCATTGCGATCGCTACTGTGACATTTTACTTCACCAGCGATCTAGCCCTTCCCCAGTCAGCTGCCGCCTATCCCTTTTGGGCACAGCAAACCTATCCCGAAACCCCCCGCGAACCAACCGGGCGGATTGTTTGTGCCAACTGTCACCTAGCAGCCAAGCCCTCAGAAGTGGAAGTTCCCCAATCGGTGCTACCTGACACTGTATTCAAAGCTGTGGTGAAAATTCCCTACGATCTTAGCGCCCAGCAAGTTGGTGCTGATGGTTCTAAGGTTGGCTTGAACGTCGGTGCTGTACTGATGCTACCTGAAGGCTTTAAGATTGCTCCTGAAGATCGTCTTTCTGAAGAACTTAAAGAAGAAGTTGGCGACACTCCCTTCCAATCCTACAGCGAAGACAAAGAAAACGTTATCATCGTCGGCCCCTTACCAGGTGAACAGTATCAGGAAATCGTCTTCCCAGTTCTTTCTCCCAACCCCGCAACCGACAAAAACATCCACTTCGGTAAATATTCAGTTCACTTAGGTGCTAACCGAGGACGCGGACAAGTTTATCCAACTGGCGAAAAGAGCAACAACACTGTTTACAACGCTTCCGCTACTGGCACAATTACCAAGATTGCCAAAGAGGAAGATGGAGACGGTAACGTTAAATATCTAGTAAACATCCAACCTGAATCTGGTGATGTTGTCGTTGATACGATTCCTTTAGGGCCAGACCTACTTGTTTCCGAAGGGCAAGCAGTTAAGGCTGGTGATGCTTTGACCAGCAACCCCAATGTCGGTGGATTCGGTCAAGCAGATGGAGAAATCGTACTTCAAGACGCCTCTAGAGTCCAATGGATGATTGCGTTCATCGCTCTTGTAATGTTGGCTCAAGTTATGCTCGTTCTGAAGAAAAAGCAGGTTGAGAAAGTCCAAGCTGCTGAAATGAATTTCTAA